The Phormidium yuhuli AB48 DNA window TTGATGGTAGATAATCAGGTCATCTAAAATCCCCCCCTCTGGGTTTAAAAGCACTGTGTAACGGGCTTTGCCGGGCTTGAGACGGCTCAAATCTGAGGGAACTAAGGTTTGAAGGGTTTTTAGGGAATTGCCCCCTTGTAGGACGAATTTACCCATGTGGGAGATGTCAAAAACTCCCACCTGTTGCCGCACAGCCTGATGTTCCTGGCGGATTCCTTGAAACTGAAGGGGCATTTCCCAGCCTGAGAAGGGGGTTAATTTGGCCCCGAGAGTGAGGTAGCGGGAAAACAGGGGCGAACGGAGTGGGCCGGGTTGGGAAGGAGGAACAGTCACAAGTCAAGTTCAAAATTTGTCACACAATGGGCGATCGCAGTCCATCGGTTTCTAAGATACGATACAACGAGGGAGCCGCAATGGTAAGATGTACCAGTAAGTATTTATGACTATGACGACGACTGCGACGTTTGCCGAGTCTTCACGAGGCGAAACGGTGGTAGAGGGTGCAAAGTCTGTCGGGAACCCCCTCAGCATTGCCCCGATGATGGATCGAACGGATCGCCATTTTCGCTTTTTTCTTCGGCAAATCGCACGCCGCCCCTTGTTATATACAGAAATGTTGACAACAGGGGCGATTTTGCATGGAAAACGGGCCAAACTCTTGGGCTTTTCGCCTCAAGAAAAACCCCTGGCTCTTCAGGTGGGGGGCGATGATCCTCGGGAACTGGCTGAATGCGCCCGCATTGCTCAAGATTTGGGCTATGACGAGGTGAACTTGAATGTGGGCTGTCCCAGCGATCGCGTCCAGAATGGTAATTTTGGGGCCTGTTTGATGCAAGAACCCCAGCGGGTGGCTGAGGCCATCGCCGCGATGACGCGAGCGGTGACGATTCCGGTGACGGTGAAGCATCGCATCGGTGTGGATGAGTGCGATCGCTATGAGGATATGGCGGAGTTCGTGCGCATTGTCTCGGAGGCGGGCTGTCAGCGTTTTACGGTTCATGCTCGTAAGGCTTGGTTGAAGGGACTCAGCCCCAAGGAAAATCGCACCGTTCCCCCCCTACGCTATGAGGATGTCTACCGTCTCAAACGGGATTTTCCCCATCTGTTTATTGAAATCAATGGTGGTTTTAAAGACTTAACCCAGATTCAAGAGCAATATCAGTCTGTGGATGCGGTGATGGTGGGGCGGGCCGCCTATGATAATCCCTTTTTACTGGCGACGGTGGATCGAGATATCTATGGCGATGAGCATCCCCTTCCCACTCGCTCCCAAGTAGTAGAGGGAATGCTCGGCTATTGCGATCGCTGGGTGGCCCATGGCTACAAACTCCACAGTATTTCCCGTCATATGTTGCAACTGTTCACGGGCCAGCCGGGAACGAAGGCCTGGAAACGCTATCTTAGCGATCATGCTCATGTTCCCGGTGCTGGGGCCGAAGTCCTAATGGCGGCCCTGGCCCAGGTTCCCAATCCCGATATCTCTCACGCTTAGGCGGCTTGTAGGACTTTCAGGGATTCGTTGATATGTCCCTGGAAGTCCAGTTGGGAGTTGAAAATATGACGGACAATTCCCTCTTTGTCGATGACATAGGTGACTCGGCCGGGGAGAATGAAGAGGGTGGCGGGAACCCCATAGAGTTTACGCACCTGATTTCCCTGATCACTGAGGAGGGTGAAGGGGAGGTTGTGTTTTTGGGCAAACTGTTTATGGGAGGAGACGGAATCGCCAC harbors:
- the dusA gene encoding tRNA dihydrouridine(20/20a) synthase DusA, coding for MMDRTDRHFRFFLRQIARRPLLYTEMLTTGAILHGKRAKLLGFSPQEKPLALQVGGDDPRELAECARIAQDLGYDEVNLNVGCPSDRVQNGNFGACLMQEPQRVAEAIAAMTRAVTIPVTVKHRIGVDECDRYEDMAEFVRIVSEAGCQRFTVHARKAWLKGLSPKENRTVPPLRYEDVYRLKRDFPHLFIEINGGFKDLTQIQEQYQSVDAVMVGRAAYDNPFLLATVDRDIYGDEHPLPTRSQVVEGMLGYCDRWVAHGYKLHSISRHMLQLFTGQPGTKAWKRYLSDHAHVPGAGAEVLMAALAQVPNPDISHA
- a CDS encoding peroxiredoxin; the protein is MTSINVGDRAPNFTLKNQNGESVSLSDFKGEKAVVLYFYPKDDTPGCTAESCAFRDSYTTFSDAGAEVIGISGDSVSSHKQFAQKHNLPFTLLSDQGNQVRKLYGVPATLFILPGRVTYVIDKEGIVRHIFNSQLDFQGHINESLKVLQAA